CCGATCGCCTTCGCGTCGTCTTCCGACATCCACACGATCGGGCCGCCGCGCGACAGCGTCAGCATCAGCAGGTTGTCCGTGTAGGTGCTGTGAATCCCCCACTTCTGGTGCGGCGTCAGGAAGTTCAGCACGCGCTCGGGGTTGCCGTTCGAGCGCTTGCCGACCATGTGCGCATAGCTGCCCGTATCGACCGGCGGCTTGTACGCGCACAGCGATTCGCCGAACGCGCGCATCCACGCGTGATCCTGGTAGAGCTGCTGGCGGCCGGTCATCGTGCGCCACGGCACCAGTTCGTGCACGTTCACGTAGCCGGCGTTGTACGACACGTGCTCGGATTCGATCCCGCTCCACGTCGGCGACGAGATGATCTTGCGCGGCTGCGCCTGGATGTCGCGGAAGCGGATCTTCTCGTCCGCGCGCGCGGCGGCCAGGTGCGTATGGTCGATGCCGGTGATGCCGGACAGCGCGCGCCACGCCTTCACCGCCACTTCGCCGTTGGTTTCGGGCGCGAGCGCAAGGATCACCTCGGCCGCGTCGAGCGCCGTGTCGATGCGCGGGCGCCCTTGCGCCGCGCCGTCGGCCACCTTGTAGTTGAGCTCGCCGAGCAGCTTCACTTCGTCCTTCGTGTCCCAGCCGATGCCCTTGCCGCCGTTGCCGAGCTTGTCCATCAGCGGCCCGAGCGACGTGAAACGCGCATGGGTATTCGGATAGTCGCGCTCGACGACGGTCACGGTCGGCATCGTGCGGCCGGGCACCGGCTCGCATTCGCCGCGCTTCCAGTCCTGCACGTCGAACGGCTGCGCGAGTTCGCCCGGCGTGTCGTGCGCGATCGGCGCGAGCACGACGTCGCGCTCGACGCCGAGATGCCCGTCGCACAGCTCGGAGAAGCGCTTCGCGATCCCCTTGAAGATCTCCCAGTCGCTCTTCGATTCCCACGCGGGATCGACCGCCGCCGACAGCGGATGGATGAACGGGTGCATGTCGGACGTGTTCATGTCGTCCTTCTCGTACCACGTCGCGGTCGGCAGCACGACGTCCGAGTACATGCAGGTCGTCGACATCCGGAAGTCGAGCGTCACGAGCAGGTCGAGCTTGCCGCGCGGCGCGTCATCGTGCCACGTCACTTCCTCGGGGCGCGGGCCGCCCGTCACGCCGAGATCCTCGCCCTGCACGCCGTTGGTCGTGCCGAGCAGGTGCTTCAGGAAATACTCGTGGCCCTTGCCCGACGAGCCGAGCAGGTTCGAACGCCACACGAACAGGTTGCGCGGGAAGTTGCCGGGCGCATCGGGATCTTCGCTCGCCAGCTTCAGCGCGCCCGACTTCAACTGCTGCGCGATGTCGGCGCCGGCGTGCGCGGGATCGGCGAGCGCCGCGCCGACCTTCAGCGGATTCACCGCGAGCTGCGGCGCGGACGGCAGCCAGCCCATCCGTTCCGCGCGCACGTTGTAGTCGATCGGCGCGCCGTGGAACTGCGACTTGTCCGCGAGCGGCGACAGCAGCGTGGCCGGGTCCATCGGGTCGTAGCGCCACTGGTCGGTATGCGCGTAGAAGAACGACGTCGCGTTCATCTGGCGCGGCGGGCGATTCCAGTCGAGCGCCGCCGACAGCGCCGTCCAGCCCGTCTGCGGCCGCAGCTTCTCCTGGCCCACGTAGTGCGACCAGCCGCCGCCCGGCTTGCCGACGCAGCCGCACATGATCAGCATGTTGATGATCGCGCGGTACGACATGTCCATGTGGAACCAGTGGTTGATCCCCGCGCCGATGATCACCATCGACTTGCCTTGCGTCTTGTGCGCGTTCTCCGCGAACTGCCGCGCGACCGAGATCACGTCCGCGCGCTTCACGCCGGTGATCGTCTCCTGCCACGCCGGCGTGTAAGGCAGGTCGTCGTCGTAGCTCGCAGCCACGTCGCGGCCGCCCAGGCCCTGGTCGAGCCCGTAGTTCGCGACAAACAGGTCGTAGACGGTCGCGACCAGCAGGTCGCCGTTGCGCGTCGCAATGCGCCGCGCGCCGATCCGGCGCGACAGCTCCGAGCCGTGCTGCGTCGAGTTGAAATGCGCGTGCGGCTGGTTGCCGAAGTACGGGAACAGCACATCGACCACGTCGTCGTGCGCGGCCGTGCACGACAGCCGCGGCGACAGCGCCGCACCCTTCGACGTCTCGCCGCGCAGGTTCCATTTGCCCTTTTCTGCGTCGTCCTGCTGCCCCCAGCGGAACCCCACCGAGCCGACCGGCACGACGAACTCGCCGGTCGCGTCGTCGATCATCACGGTCTTCCAGTCCGGATGCGCGGCCTCGTCGAGCGCGTCGTCGAAGTCGGATGCGCGCACGAGGCGCTCGGGCACGTAGCCGTCGCCGTGCGGCACGAGGCGCACGAGGCACGGCATGTCGGTATAGCGCTTGCAGTAGTCGACGAAGTAGTCGCTCTTCCCGGCCAGATGAAACTCTTTCAGGATCACGTGGCCCATCGCGAGCGCGAGCGCCGCATCCGTGCCCTGCTTAGGGTGCAGCCACAGGTCGCCGAACTTCGCGCCTTCCGAGTAATCGGGGAACACCGACACGACCTTGGTGCCGCGATAGCGCGCCTCGACGAGGAAGTGCGCGTCCGGCGTGCGCGTCTGCGGGACATTGGAGCCCCACATCATGATGAACGTCGAGTTGTACCAGTCGGCCGATTCCGGCACGTCGGTCTGCTCGCCCCAGGTCTGCGGCGACGCGGGCGGCAGGTCGCAATACCAGTCGTAGAAGCTCAGGCATACGCCGCCAATCAGCGACAGGTAGCGCGAGCCGGCCGCGTACGACACCATCGACATCGCCGGAATCGGCGAGAAGCCGACCACGCGATCGGGGCCGTGCCGCTCGATCGTGTGCACGTTGGCCGCCGCGACGATCTCGTTGACCTCGTCCCAGCTCGCGCGCACGAAGCCGCCGAGCCCGCGCCGGCCCTGGTACGAACGCCGCGCTTCGTCGTCATCGACGATCGAGCGCCACGCTTCGACGGGGGCGAGCGTGCGGCGGCGCTCGCGCCACAGCTTCACGAGCGCGCTGCGCACGAGCGGATGCTTGAGCCGGTTCGCGCTATACAGGTACCAGGAGTAAGAAGCGCCGCGCGAGCAGCCGCGCGGCTCGTGGTTCGGCATGTCGGGGCGCGTGCGCGGGTAATCGGTCTGCTGGGTTTCCCAGGTGACGATCCCGCCTTTCACGTAGACCTTCCACGAGCACGAGCCCGTGCAGTTCACGCCATGGGTCGAGCGGACGATCTTGTCGTGCTGCCAGCGCATCCGGTAGCCGTCTTCCCATTTGCGGTCTTCGTCGGTGACGGCGCCGTGTCCGTCGGAAAAGCGTGGCCTCGTGGTGGAGAAATAACGCAATCTATCCAGGAAATGGCTCATGGGGATCTCGTTTTTCCGGTCTTTTGGCAGACCCTGATTATTTAAGGAGGTGAAATACCGGTTGTAAAGGACGATCGGATTTCGATCGTTCCGCCCTTTTCTCGGTGGTCGAACAGATTGTCGTGCGGGTTGACATATCAAGGCTTGATACAAATCACGATATCGTTCATCGCCCCGCAACAACAAAACCGAATGGGGAGCGAGTGCGCGGCGCGCGCCTGATATGCTGCGCACTGCATTCGCGTATCACCCGTCCGCCTCCTCCACGCATCGCGTTGCGGCGGGCGGGATCCGCATTGAATTGCGCTGGACGATCCGGCAATCCGCATCGGGATTCGCGGGCCGCAGCCCGTTGTTTATCGAAGGTTGCGCAGGTTGTTCAGTGCATTTCCGGCCGTCGGTCAATAAAACCCTTACCTATAAAAACGGCAATTTCATGACATCACGCCTTCTCGCCGCGCTCGTTGCCGCGGCCTTGAGCTGCACCGCCCTGCCCGCCGCCCACGCGCGCACCTACATCGCGCCGACGGCGTCGCTCGGGAAAGGGGCTCATGTTCACCAGTTCGTGCTGCGCGACCCCGTCACGCACCAGCCGCTGCCGAATGCGCGATACCGGCTGTTCCTGCCCGGCCAGGTCATCGCGGGCCTGCCGGTCAAGCCGGACCAGCACGACAGCGTGATCTTCGGCACGACCGACGCTGCCGGGCGCACCGTCAGGATCCGGCTGCCGAAATCGCATCCGGAGAAGCAATGGGTGTTCAACCCGATCATCGGCGAAGGCGATATGGGCGAATCGTTCCATCTGGTCGACCCGTCCGGCAAGCAGCCGCTCGGCAGCTTTCCGTATGTGCTGGACGTGGAAAGCGAATATCTGGCGTGCGGCTACTCGGATGCCAACGGCTACACCTACTACGCGCAATCGCGCACGCCGCGGAACATCAATCTCTACATGGGCATGCTGACCGCACCCGACGACACCGACTGGTGCGCGGGCCCGGGTGCGGCCATCGCGAACGGCGCGGACCGTGCAAACGCCCCCGGCGCGCCGGACCTTTACACGCAATACCTCGGCAGCCTGGTCGCCAACGGCAACCGGCTCAGCGACGCGTTGCGGCAACAGATCGTCACCAAGCTGCTGTCGCTCGCGATCGCCGAACGCGACGCGGGCCGCGTCGCCGCCGTGCTCGACCTCGGCGACATCCCCGACGACCGCCTGAACGACATCGGCTATCGGCTCGCCGACGCGGGCATGCAAGTCGATCGCGGGCTCGCGATGATCGACGCGCATCTCGCGAAATCGCCGGACGATGCGTATGCGCTCGACAGCAAGGGCTGGGCGCTGTATCGCCTCGGTCGCAATGAGGAAGCGCTCACGTGGTTCGACCGGTCGATCGCGATCTTCGCGAAGGACGGCGACGAGGACAGCGACGGGCGCGCAGCCTACGCGACCGGCCTGACGCACAAAGGTGAAGTGCTCTGGAAGCTGGGCCGCCAGGACGAAGCGCACGATGCGTTCGCGCAGGCACGGAAGATCCAGCCGAAGAACGCGGAGTTGGAGGAAACGTTGAAGCGGTTGAACATCCAGGCCGGCCCGGACAACGCGGCGGTGTCCGGTACGACCGGCACGTAACCGCATCCGCAACGTGCGCAGCGGGCAACGATCGTCAGGACAACGCCGGTCATTGCTCGCCGGGATCGCCGCGCGCGGTATCGGGTCAGGGTATCGATTCAGGAAGGTATGCGGCTTCCCGCGTCACCCCTCGCCTGTCGCGCCCGGATTGAGCATCACGACGAAGCCGGCCACACCGACGACCAACGCGATCGCGCCGCCGCGCAGCGCCATCGCGTCATCGAACAGCAGCCCGGTCACGACGGCCATCATCCCCGCGAGCGACACGAACACGGCGACCGCCGCGACGACGATCCGGTACTGGCGACGTATCATCGCGCGCCCGCCACGTTACGCCGCAGCGGCGGCGGCCGGCACATCGGCATCGTCGCCGCGAATCAGCAGCACCGGGCACTTCGAGCCGCGCACGAAGCGCTCGGCGACGCTGCCGAGCAGCACGCGCCGGATGCCGCGCCGCCCGTGCGTGCCGACCACCGCGAGATCGATCCCGCGCTCCTTCACGTAGCGCTGCAGGCGTTCCGCGATGTCCTCGCCGATGCTCTCGGTCTCGACGAGTTCGGCCTCGCCCTTCGCACCGGCCAGCGCGATGACCTGTTCGGCTTCGTGGAGCACCTTGAACCCGTCGCCGCGGATTTCCTCGACGAGTGCGTGCGGGTCGATACGGCCCGCGTAGGTAAACAGCACCGACTTGTCGACCACATACACGGCACTGACGTGCGCGCCGCTCGTGAGTGCCATCTTCACTGCCTCGGCAAGCGCCTGTTTCGACGAAGCGCTGCCGTCGACGGCCACCATGATCTTCTCGTACATGCGAACCTCGCTGGGGTGAACTGCCGCGCACCCTGTCGCGCAGCCATGTCACCATCATCGGCGGATGGCGGGTTCGGTTGTTGACGGCGGTCAAGCGTCGCGGGAATCCGGCCATGCGGCAAAGCGACGCGCCGCACGTGTCCGCACTTCGTGCCTGCTGCCGGAGTGGCGCGCACGGCAGGCGACCGGCTGCCGCGCAGCGATCGCGCCGAAGGCGCTATCATCGGAGCTTCAACCTTCGTCCGGCCCTTTTTTGCCGGCTCACCTTCAACTCGCTCAACCGACATGACAACGACTACCGAACGCGTGGACGGCGCCGCCCAGCATCTCGTCGCCGCCCGCCATGCCGGCTCGCCCGGCCCGCTGTTGCCCGATGCACTGCGTCCCGAGGACGTCGACACCGCGCTCGCGATCCAGCAGCGCGTGGCCGACCTGCTCGGCGAACCCGTCGGCGGATGGAAATGCGCGCTGCCGCCGCCCGACCGCGTGATTCTCGCGCCGATCTTCGCGTCGACGATCCGCGAAGCCGATGCGCCGTACCGCGTCGTCGGCGGGCCGATCGTGCGGATCGAACCGGAAATCGCCTTCGTGCTCGATCGCGACCTGCCCGCGCGCGAGCAACCGTACGACGAAAACGACGTGCGCGACGCGATCCGCGAAGTGCGGATCGTGCTCGAAGTGCTCGGCTGCCGCTATGCGGAGCCGGCGCGCGCGTCGAAGTTCGAGCTGCTGGCCGACGGCCAGTTCAACCAGGGGCTGTGCGTCGGCCCGGTCGTGCACGACGGGCTGAACGTGCCGCTCGCGACGCTGGCGCTGTCGCTCGAAGGCGCGCTGAACCGCGCGATCGACGGTCGCCATCCGGACGGCGATCCGCTGAAGCCGCTGGTGTGGCTCGTCAATTTCCTCGCATCGCGCGGCGATGCCGTGCGCGCCGGCCAGATCGTGACGACCGGCTCGTACGCGGGCGCGATCGACGTGCCGCTCGGCGATGCGCTGACAGTCCGGTTCGGCGAACTCGGCAGTTTGTCGGTGACGTTGACGGCGTGATGTGCGCGGCATGCGGACAGGCCCGACCCGGCCGGTCGCTTGCCGCGGTGCGATGACCGCAACAGACGCGCGGCCCGCTTCGTCGTCAGGCGCGCTGCCGCCCGACCTTGCGTGACGGCAGCATCATCGCAACCACGCCCGCGACGACACATCCGAGCCCCAGCCATGCCGACACCGACAGCGACTCGCCGAGCAGCACGATGCTGATGCCGACACCGATCGGCACGCGCAGATAAGCCTGCGCCGTCGTGCCGACCGACCCGAGCGTCTGGACGAGCCGGAAGTAAATGACGAACGCCAGGGCCGTCGAGCACACCGCGAGCGCCGCAAGCGCCAGTAGCGATTGCGGCAAAGGATGAAGCGTCCACGGACGGTCGACGACGATGCCGGCGGGAACCAGCACGGTGACAGGCCGCGCCACCTTGCACGACACGGCCCGGCACCCCGCATCCGTGATCAACGCGCCGCGATCGCTTCCGTCATCGCGAGAAACCACTCGATCTCTTCGCCCGTCTGGCAATGAAGCGGCGACACGCGCACCGCGCCATCGAGATTGAACGACTTCAGCATCCGGCCTGAATACAGGCTCGACGCGACCCGCTCGTAGACGATCGCACCGCGCTGCTCATATTCGCGCACCGCCTGCGTCGCGTCGAGATTCGCGAACCCGATGCCGACGATCAGATCGCGCGTCTCGAGCGCGTCGTGGTCCCAGAACACGCGGACGCCTTGGATCGCCCTGAGCCCGCGCCGGCCGCCGTGACCGTCGAGCAGCGCCGCCAGCAAAGCACGTTCGTGCAGTTCGATCCGGTGCATGCCTTCGGCGAACAGCGCGCGCCGATCGTCCGAATCGTTGAAATACGCGCCGATCCACGCAACGTAATCGACGATCGCCGTGACGACCGCGAATTGCGCCGGCGCCGGACTGCCGAGTTCCCACACGCCCGACTCTTTTGCCGCGAGCCGGTGATGCGGCAACGACGCCGCGCGCGGCGACAGCCACGACATCCCGGAACCGCGGCAGCCGAAAAACTTGTACGGCGCGAAGTTGATGCCGTCGACCGGTGTTTTCTGCAGATCGATCACACCGTGCGGCGCATGCTGGACCGCATCGACGACGATGAAAAGATCCGGCTTTTTCTCGCGCGCCCGCGCAACGATCGCGTCGATATCGAGTTTCGCACCGGAAATGTTCGACGCGGCCATCACGCTGAGCAGCGCCGTATCCGCGTCGACGAGCGACACGATCGCATCGACGTCCACACCACCGGTTCGCGGATTGCTCGGCGCGATGCGCAACGTCTTGCCGGTTCGCTCCGCGTAATACGTCATCGCGTCATGGGAAGAAGGATGCTCGAGCACGGTCGTGACCGCGTTCGTGCCCGGCACGTTCTCCATGATCGCCCTCACCATGTCGAACATCGCGCCTGACGCAGTCAGCGATGCGTAAATCGAGCCGCCCTGCGCGTTGAGGATCGTGCGAACGTCGTCTTCGCCGCGTGCCTGTATCGCCTGCAGGTCGAGCGCACGTTCATGAATGCGCTCCGGGCAGTCGGGCAGCGCATCGACACGCGAATACGCATCGATCGCCGCCTTCAGCCGAAACGACCCGCCGGCGTTGTCGAGGAACAGGCGCTCGCGCCCGTCGATGTCGCGGTCGAGGTGATGAAAGCGCGAGCGGATTTCGCGCATCAGCGCGTCGGGAAAGAAGGCGCCACGGATACTGCTCATCTGCAATGCTCCTGTTTGCTTCGAAATTTTGTCGGTAGAGGTCGTACGGCCGAGGTCATGCGTCGAGCGACGCGAGATACGCGCGGCCCTTTTCCGCGTCGTACCGGCCTTCCCACTTCGCGATGACGAGCGGCGCGAGCGCATTGCCGATCACGTTCAACGCGGTGCGTCCCATGTCCATCACGCGATCGACCCCGGCAATGAAAGCGAGCCCCTCGAGCGGCAGCCCCGCGCTCGCCAGCGTCGCGAGCAGGATAACGAACATGAAACCCGGCACGCCCGCCGCCCCCTTCGACGTGACGACCATCGTCAGCGTCAGCACGATCTGCTCCTGCCACCCCAGGTGCACGCCGTACAGCTGGGCGACGAACAGCGTGCCGATCCCGAGATAGATCGACGCGCCGTCGAGATTGAACGTGTATCCGGTCGGCACCACGAACGTCGTGATGCTCTTCGGCACGCCGTAATCCTCCATCTTCTTCATCAACTGCGGCAGCACGGTCGCCGAACTGCAGGTCGAAAACGCGATGATCAGTTCGTCCTTGATCACGCGCAGCAGCGTGAAGATGCGAAAACCGCACAGCCGCGCGACCAGACCGAGCACCCCGATCGCGAACAGCAGGATCGCGAGGTAGGTCACGGCGACCAGCTTCAGAAGCGGCAGCAGCGAACCGAAGCCGAAGCTCGCGACGGTCACCGCGATCAGTGCGCACACCCCTACCGGCGCGTAGTGCATGACCATGTTCGTGACCTTGAACATCGCGTCGGCAATGCCCTTCAGCGTCGCGAGAACCGGTGTCCGATACTCGTCCGATACCGATTGCAGCCCGAGTCCGAACAGCAGCGAAAAGAAGATCACCGGAAGCAGGTCGCCCTTCGCCATCGACGCGACGATGTTGTCGGGAATCACGCCGAGCACCAGTGCCATCAGCCCGTGGTGGTCCTGTGCCTGCTGCGCCGCCTGCCGGTAGTGCGACATGTCCGCGTGGCCGAGCTGCGACAGATCGGTGCCGAGGCCCGGCTGCAGCACATTGCCGATCACGAGACCGAGCACGATCGCGACGGTCGTCACCGCCTCGAAGTAGACCAGCGTCTTCAGGCCGATGCGCCCGAGCGACTTGCCGTCGCCGACACCCGCGATGCCGATCACCATGCTCGTGAACACGATCGGCACGACGATCATCCGGATCAGCTTGATGAAGATGTCGCCGACCGGCTGCAGGAACCCGGACACCACCGCGTCGCGCATCTGCGGAAAGCGGTTCAGCACGAGTCCGGCCGCGATGCCCACGACGAGCCCGATGACGATCTGCCACGCAAGCCCGACGCGGGGCTTGCGCACGGCATGTGCGGTATGCCCGGCCGGCGGGTTCTCGATGACGGTGTCCATGTCTCTCTCCATATTCGGGGTCCAAGCGGTTGAAGGTGGCGCACCGTGCGACACGCGTTCCGGCCACGGGTTTGCCGGCCGGTTCGGGCCGCGCAGCACACGCCGGGCGACACGACATCGACACCTTAAGCAGCCTAAATAAACGAAAAAAGCGATTTTTTTATATGTCAAACTATCGCTTTTATTCATGAATTGGCGGGCGAGATGCTGACGTTCAAGCAGATGGAGGCGTTGTACTGGATCGTGCAGCTCGGCTCGTTCGAAGCGGCGGCGACCCGGCTGAACACGACGCAGTCGGCCATCTCGAAGCGCATCCAGGAGCTCGAGCGCGCATTCGACCTGACGGTGTTCGATCGCGCGCACCGCAGCGCGAGGCTCACCGACAAGGGAGCCGAGCTGTTCGATCACGCGAAGGAATTGCTCGAACGGCGCGACCAGATCGTCGAGCGCATCAGTTCGAAAGAGGTATTGGTGCGGCAGGTTCGGATCGGCGTGACCGAACTGACCGCGCTCACGTGGCTGCCCCGCCTGATCGCCGCCATCCAGGCCGCCTATCCGAAAGTGCGCGTGGAAGCCGAGGTGGACCTGAACGCGACACTGCGCGAGCGCCTTGCGGCCGACACGATCGACCTGATCGTCGTGCCGCAGATCCATGCCACCGAGTCGTTCGAGTCGACCGCCGTCG
The DNA window shown above is from Burkholderia pyrrocinia and carries:
- a CDS encoding tetratricopeptide repeat protein; translation: MTSRLLAALVAAALSCTALPAAHARTYIAPTASLGKGAHVHQFVLRDPVTHQPLPNARYRLFLPGQVIAGLPVKPDQHDSVIFGTTDAAGRTVRIRLPKSHPEKQWVFNPIIGEGDMGESFHLVDPSGKQPLGSFPYVLDVESEYLACGYSDANGYTYYAQSRTPRNINLYMGMLTAPDDTDWCAGPGAAIANGADRANAPGAPDLYTQYLGSLVANGNRLSDALRQQIVTKLLSLAIAERDAGRVAAVLDLGDIPDDRLNDIGYRLADAGMQVDRGLAMIDAHLAKSPDDAYALDSKGWALYRLGRNEEALTWFDRSIAIFAKDGDEDSDGRAAYATGLTHKGEVLWKLGRQDEAHDAFAQARKIQPKNAELEETLKRLNIQAGPDNAAVSGTTGT
- a CDS encoding universal stress protein — encoded protein: MYEKIMVAVDGSASSKQALAEAVKMALTSGAHVSAVYVVDKSVLFTYAGRIDPHALVEEIRGDGFKVLHEAEQVIALAGAKGEAELVETESIGEDIAERLQRYVKERGIDLAVVGTHGRRGIRRVLLGSVAERFVRGSKCPVLLIRGDDADVPAAAAAA
- a CDS encoding LysR family transcriptional regulator, with protein sequence MLTFKQMEALYWIVQLGSFEAAATRLNTTQSAISKRIQELERAFDLTVFDRAHRSARLTDKGAELFDHAKELLERRDQIVERISSKEVLVRQVRIGVTELTALTWLPRLIAAIQAAYPKVRVEAEVDLNATLRERLAADTIDLIVVPQIHATESFESTAVGEVDNAWMCAAGFVPKRKTAIPLADIAQFPLILQGSLSGTGHLYTRFLQEHGVGMQRVLASNSLIAQIGLALSGLGVSYLPMACLSRMVACGALDIVQTRPALPPVRYVALHRANRPHSLNAEIARLAAQSCNFNANLLDPGEHPQPGTRKP
- a CDS encoding cation:dicarboxylate symporter family transporter gives rise to the protein MDTVIENPPAGHTAHAVRKPRVGLAWQIVIGLVVGIAAGLVLNRFPQMRDAVVSGFLQPVGDIFIKLIRMIVVPIVFTSMVIGIAGVGDGKSLGRIGLKTLVYFEAVTTVAIVLGLVIGNVLQPGLGTDLSQLGHADMSHYRQAAQQAQDHHGLMALVLGVIPDNIVASMAKGDLLPVIFFSLLFGLGLQSVSDEYRTPVLATLKGIADAMFKVTNMVMHYAPVGVCALIAVTVASFGFGSLLPLLKLVAVTYLAILLFAIGVLGLVARLCGFRIFTLLRVIKDELIIAFSTCSSATVLPQLMKKMEDYGVPKSITTFVVPTGYTFNLDGASIYLGIGTLFVAQLYGVHLGWQEQIVLTLTMVVTSKGAAGVPGFMFVILLATLASAGLPLEGLAFIAGVDRVMDMGRTALNVIGNALAPLVIAKWEGRYDAEKGRAYLASLDA
- a CDS encoding 2-keto-4-pentenoate hydratase; this translates as MTTTTERVDGAAQHLVAARHAGSPGPLLPDALRPEDVDTALAIQQRVADLLGEPVGGWKCALPPPDRVILAPIFASTIREADAPYRVVGGPIVRIEPEIAFVLDRDLPAREQPYDENDVRDAIREVRIVLEVLGCRYAEPARASKFELLADGQFNQGLCVGPVVHDGLNVPLATLALSLEGALNRAIDGRHPDGDPLKPLVWLVNFLASRGDAVRAGQIVTTGSYAGAIDVPLGDALTVRFGELGSLSVTLTA
- a CDS encoding aminotransferase class V-fold PLP-dependent enzyme, which encodes MSSIRGAFFPDALMREIRSRFHHLDRDIDGRERLFLDNAGGSFRLKAAIDAYSRVDALPDCPERIHERALDLQAIQARGEDDVRTILNAQGGSIYASLTASGAMFDMVRAIMENVPGTNAVTTVLEHPSSHDAMTYYAERTGKTLRIAPSNPRTGGVDVDAIVSLVDADTALLSVMAASNISGAKLDIDAIVARAREKKPDLFIVVDAVQHAPHGVIDLQKTPVDGINFAPYKFFGCRGSGMSWLSPRAASLPHHRLAAKESGVWELGSPAPAQFAVVTAIVDYVAWIGAYFNDSDDRRALFAEGMHRIELHERALLAALLDGHGGRRGLRAIQGVRVFWDHDALETRDLIVGIGFANLDATQAVREYEQRGAIVYERVASSLYSGRMLKSFNLDGAVRVSPLHCQTGEEIEWFLAMTEAIAAR
- a CDS encoding nitrate reductase subunit alpha, which produces MSHFLDRLRYFSTTRPRFSDGHGAVTDEDRKWEDGYRMRWQHDKIVRSTHGVNCTGSCSWKVYVKGGIVTWETQQTDYPRTRPDMPNHEPRGCSRGASYSWYLYSANRLKHPLVRSALVKLWRERRRTLAPVEAWRSIVDDDEARRSYQGRRGLGGFVRASWDEVNEIVAAANVHTIERHGPDRVVGFSPIPAMSMVSYAAGSRYLSLIGGVCLSFYDWYCDLPPASPQTWGEQTDVPESADWYNSTFIMMWGSNVPQTRTPDAHFLVEARYRGTKVVSVFPDYSEGAKFGDLWLHPKQGTDAALALAMGHVILKEFHLAGKSDYFVDYCKRYTDMPCLVRLVPHGDGYVPERLVRASDFDDALDEAAHPDWKTVMIDDATGEFVVPVGSVGFRWGQQDDAEKGKWNLRGETSKGAALSPRLSCTAAHDDVVDVLFPYFGNQPHAHFNSTQHGSELSRRIGARRIATRNGDLLVATVYDLFVANYGLDQGLGGRDVAASYDDDLPYTPAWQETITGVKRADVISVARQFAENAHKTQGKSMVIIGAGINHWFHMDMSYRAIINMLIMCGCVGKPGGGWSHYVGQEKLRPQTGWTALSAALDWNRPPRQMNATSFFYAHTDQWRYDPMDPATLLSPLADKSQFHGAPIDYNVRAERMGWLPSAPQLAVNPLKVGAALADPAHAGADIAQQLKSGALKLASEDPDAPGNFPRNLFVWRSNLLGSSGKGHEYFLKHLLGTTNGVQGEDLGVTGGPRPEEVTWHDDAPRGKLDLLVTLDFRMSTTCMYSDVVLPTATWYEKDDMNTSDMHPFIHPLSAAVDPAWESKSDWEIFKGIAKRFSELCDGHLGVERDVVLAPIAHDTPGELAQPFDVQDWKRGECEPVPGRTMPTVTVVERDYPNTHARFTSLGPLMDKLGNGGKGIGWDTKDEVKLLGELNYKVADGAAQGRPRIDTALDAAEVILALAPETNGEVAVKAWRALSGITGIDHTHLAAARADEKIRFRDIQAQPRKIISSPTWSGIESEHVSYNAGYVNVHELVPWRTMTGRQQLYQDHAWMRAFGESLCAYKPPVDTGSYAHMVGKRSNGNPERVLNFLTPHQKWGIHSTYTDNLLMLTLSRGGPIVWMSEDDAKAIGAVDNDWIECYNSNGALCARAVVSQRIPSGMVMMYHAQEKIVNTPGSEITGTRGGIHNSVTRIALKPTHMIGGYAQLSYGFNYYGTVGSNRDEFLIVRRMSKIDWLDGEETAPVTARTGETS
- a CDS encoding DUF2964 family protein: MIRRQYRIVVAAVAVFVSLAGMMAVVTGLLFDDAMALRGGAIALVVGVAGFVVMLNPGATGEG